caaaatttaaacaaaaccaCATGATTAAAGCAAAAACTACATTATGTTATTCCTAActaatttaaagatgatttCCTCTATCTGCATGTGTTTTGggcaaataacaaaaaaaaaacctttattaatgCAGTCATCTGAgccttaataaaataattaatattcaataaCAATTCTATAttactaagatctcaagtatcaGCATCATATATTCAATTGCAACTTTCAATGTAAGAAGTCTTTacattgtatattttttgttcgaTTCATGGAGAAaagaaggaaaaaataaaataaaaaaacactttattaAGCCTAGTTTTTTAAGTAAGGTTAAAGGTTAATAGAGCCTACAGTCAATGTGACACCTATCACCCATATTGAGACAGGTTGAATTCCCAATTGCATCGCATAAAGGCTGGCCCTACCGCTCAAACTGTAAggcattacagcttcacagcagaaatagaatGGTAAAACATACTAGTGCCCCTGCACAGCTCACAATATGCCTTATGACAAATAAGctatttttaatcataataaaagaATTAGACTATCAACATGTTTTTTAAGTtccttaattaattataatttatgtcaaaaatacttttatctTGTACGACTGCGTATACAATGTGACCTAATGAACTCTGTACGTCAACAGTAATCAATGAGGCAAATCAAATGCCTTCGTCTAGTCAGTTCACATCTGACAAGCAAAATGAGAAGTCACACATACATTGATTCCTTGGGCTCTGCCAGGTAAAATATTACAAGAATGTGTACTTAATGTAATGTGGCTTTTGTTTAGGTTTCCAGTAAATaactaaacaaaaattataatgtttaatttcTTATTCTTGTTTCTTTACTGTGTGCATATTTTGAGTGTAGCAATTATACTAGCATATTAAtagtatgtttattttttatttttttcttgtccAACAGCATCATGGCGCGTATCCTCGATGGCAAAGCACTTGCTATGGAGATAAAGAAGGAGCTGAAGCAAAAAATAGCACAGTGGGTGAGTCTTGGAAACCGAGCGCCCACCATTCGCTGTATAATTGTTGGCGATGACCCAGCGAGCCACACCTATGTCAGGAACAAAGTTGAAGCCGCAAAATTTGTGGGCATCGATGCATTAACAATTAACAGGGACAGTGATATAACCGAAGAACAACTTCTCTCTGAGATCcaaaatttaaatgaagatAATAGTGTTGATGGAATTCTCGTCCAATTACCTGTACCTGATACAATTAATGAGAGGAGAGTTTGCGATGCTATTGCTCCTGAAAAAGATATCGATGGTTTCCACATAATCAACATCGGAAGGCTGTGTGTGGATCTACCTACCATTGTGCCGGCTACAGCATTGGCTGTAGTGGAAATGCTGAAAAGGTAATTTGATTTATTGAATCATTTATAAACTCTAATATCTAAGtaactataaaaaatacaaatctaGATTTTTTTGACATTTTACTAATTTctttacttattaaaatttgatttctGTTATAATTTCCTTCTTCGTCATCTATGAACCTTAAAAATTTCTAATGACATCTAACTATcactaatatttaatttaaaaaaatatgtgttttgttaaaacgtgtatgtgtgtgtttgtCTTAGATTTAACATCGACACATTCGGTCGCAACGCGGTCGTGATAGGTCGTTCCAAAAACGTCGGTATGCCTATAGCTATGATGCTGCATAGCGACAAGAGACACGAAAGCGGATTAGGGATGGACGCTACCGTAACCATCTGCCATCGTTACACGCCAAAAGACAAACTGGAAGCATATTGTCGGAACGCTGATATCATTATCACCGCTACCGGTTAGTACACAATCTACTTCATATCCAGTTTCATGATAgcctttcaaataaaaaattcaatattcaTCATAATTACCGTGTTCGCTTCgtgtattttgaaatttattttccttctttatatttatataggtTTGCCCAAATTAATCAAAGCGGATATGGTGAAACCGGGCGCTACGATAATAGACGTTGGCATTACAAGAATAACCGATGAAAATGGAAAGTCTAGACTCGTCGGGGACGTTGATTACGAAGGTCAGTTAATTGTGACTTAATTTCTTAATCATATTCGAGTTGCGTGTTAGTtgattcgctttttttttactatcgtAGGTAAAAATCTCTTCTTCGAAACAATAGGGCTGGTAAGGAACCACTTTATTTCCATTAATCAAAGATATAAATCttcatatattaaatatataaatattaaaaggaatatgATCTGTTTTAAACATAGACAGGCATCGgtaggcaggcagcggcttggctctgcccctgtcattgatgaagtccatgggcgacggtaaccactcaccatcaggtgggccgtatgctcgtctgcctagaagggcaataaaaaaaaaaaaaaaaaacaatatgcttTCACGCCCGTTGATTATCAGGGCGAACTGTAAAAGAATACTTATTGTGATGAAAAAGTTATCTTAATGAAGATTAAAGTTACATATGTATTGATAGGTGAAAAGTATAATGAATAACGTTATCAATCGATTAAAAATCTATAAGAACACTATATATAAAAACAGAgcaaaaaaatagttttggtgTCAACATGTCAACTAAAATGGGGGCACAAAAACTTGACCTCCAAAAAGCTTCATAAATAATAGAAGATAAGCTTTGAACGGCATTGACAATATttgacctattttaatttattgttgactgcatgttttatattaagaaCAATTAATAAGGTCAAgataaagttaatttaaaacgtGGTGATTTAAAAcagctattttttttgtacatagaTGAGTAAACCATCTGGTCTAAAGTGGGTAGAGGAACCGTACCTTAAAGTCTCAATCGTGTTGTATAATAAAGGAtatcacacccttcaaaccggaacgcatgactgcttcacgccagaaataggcaggatggttgtACCTCTCTATGTGGGCTTAAAATAATCCCCACCCTCAGTAGAAATGTAGTAATCAAATTATAACGGATAGTTATTTTGAATAGCTTTTGTGTGTTCACATGTTTGTATTTTTGAGGCTAAAAATGTTTGAGGGAGGCAGTAAGAAGTTTTAGGTGATATTAAAAATCAGCCATCTCTGCGAGGTTAACGACCTTCTGTGACACGTGGGCCTTGTCCGCCAGCTGTTTTGTTTTAGCTTACGCGTTCACCAAATGTGAACTTGCTACTACTTTAAGTACTAAactatgaatttgaattaacttgTCAACTGGGTATGATGAAATATTACGACatacagtaataataatatatgttttgacataatattttgaacacatttttaattaaattacatga
Above is a window of Bombyx mori chromosome 21, ASM3026992v2 DNA encoding:
- the LOC101741628 gene encoding bifunctional methylenetetrahydrofolate dehydrogenase/cyclohydrolase 2, mitochondrial isoform X1, with amino-acid sequence MRQIKCLRLVSSHLTSKMRSHTYIDSLGSASIMARILDGKALAMEIKKELKQKIAQWVSLGNRAPTIRCIIVGDDPASHTYVRNKVEAAKFVGIDALTINRDSDITEEQLLSEIQNLNEDNSVDGILVQLPVPDTINERRVCDAIAPEKDIDGFHIINIGRLCVDLPTIVPATALAVVEMLKRFNIDTFGRNAVVIGRSKNVGMPIAMMLHSDKRHESGLGMDATVTICHRYTPKDKLEAYCRNADIIITATGLPKLIKADMVKPGATIIDVGITRITDENGKSRLVGDVDYEEVSKIAGAITPVPGGVGPMTVAMLMHNTFQAAQSQANKSN
- the LOC101741628 gene encoding bifunctional methylenetetrahydrofolate dehydrogenase/cyclohydrolase 2, mitochondrial isoform X2, which translates into the protein MARILDGKALAMEIKKELKQKIAQWVSLGNRAPTIRCIIVGDDPASHTYVRNKVEAAKFVGIDALTINRDSDITEEQLLSEIQNLNEDNSVDGILVQLPVPDTINERRVCDAIAPEKDIDGFHIINIGRLCVDLPTIVPATALAVVEMLKRFNIDTFGRNAVVIGRSKNVGMPIAMMLHSDKRHESGLGMDATVTICHRYTPKDKLEAYCRNADIIITATGLPKLIKADMVKPGATIIDVGITRITDENGKSRLVGDVDYEEVSKIAGAITPVPGGVGPMTVAMLMHNTFQAAQSQANKSN